In the genome of Cryptomeria japonica chromosome 8, Sugi_1.0, whole genome shotgun sequence, one region contains:
- the LOC131035869 gene encoding trihelix transcription factor GTL1 — MMVEALEMVNSSPSHQNNDEVNSSHFISSGTSIVPYVCAEKNPPPPPAAETEEDDKKHKKRSKNWTRVETLKLIKLRSDLEPRFSRSGRKTELWDEIAEALHKEHFSRDAQQCRDKWEKLMASFKDVREGLKDSSENPYYDDLHPLLSAKSLRREKDFKKESEFVQNSRPPEREMFETRGSEEEEQEQEQEQEDDEFPKSPCLRKRKRGGRLVSITDITAVKTLVETVISRQQRFFRELLESLERKDQIREQMRLERDDKWREEELAHRNVFNNAMMVLAQKLLPDKGLGSATAAGPPVAPPPPPPPAMGNSLSIVSASDGPRPKKRSKNWKRGEVLLLIKLRGEMDARFANSARRAALWDELAEALGTQGIKRDGKQCREKWDKLMAAYKDVIDGKREEGDLSYFMELKAIVGGKPDEGKLQTDIIA; from the coding sequence ATGATGGTGGAGGCTCTGGAGATGGTAAATTCTTCTCCGTCGCACCAGAACAACGATGAGGTTAATTCTTCTCATTTTATATCTTCTGGAACGTCAATCGTTCCGTATGTCTGCGCAGAAAAGAATCCTCCGCCCCCGCCTGCTGCTGAAACGGAGGAGGATGATAAGAAGCACAAAAAACGGTCCAAAAATTGGACGAGGGTCGAGACTCTGAAGCTGATTAAACTACGGAGTGATTTGGAGCCTCGATTTTCTCGTAGCGGGAGGAAGACGGAATTGTGGGACGAAATAGCAGAGGCTTTACATAAGGAGCACTTCTCGAGGGATGCACAGCAGTGCAGGGACAAATGGGAGAAATTGATGGCCAGTTTCAAAGATGTCAGGGAGGGCTTGAAAGACAGCAGCGAAAACCCTTACTACGACGATCTTCACCCTTTGCTTTCGGCTAAGTCTTTGCGCagggaaaaggattttaaaaaGGAGAGTGAGTTTGTGCAGAATTCTCGGCCGCCGGAAAGGGAAATGTTTGAAACGAGGGGTTCGGAGGAGGAGGAGCAGGAGCAGGAGCAGGAGCAGGAGGATGATGAATTTCCAAAGTCGCCGTGTTTGAGGAAGAGGAAACGTGGCGGAAGGCTTGTTTCGATTACTGATATTACGGCCGTGAAAACCCTAGTGGAGACGGTTATTTCACGGCAGCAGAGGTTTTTCAGGGAGCTGTTGGAGAGCCTTGAGAGGAAGGACCAGATTAGAGAGCAGATGAGGCTGGAGAGGGATGATAAGTGGAGAGAGGAGGAACTAGCGCACAGGAATGTTTTCAACAATGCCATGATGGTGCTTGCACAGAAGCTTCTGCCTGATAAGGGTTTGGGGAGCGCTACTGCTGCTGGTCCTCCTgttgctcctcctcctcctcctcctcctgccaTGGGGAATTCTCTTTCTATTGTTTCCGCTTCTGACGGGCCACGGCCCAAGAAGCGTTCTAAAAATTGGAAGCGGGGAGAGGTTCTGCTGCTCATCAAATTGAGAGGTGAGATGGATGCTAGGTTTGCCAATTCCGCGAGGAGGGCCGCTCTGTGGGATGAGCTTGCGGAGGCGTTGGGGACGCAGGGTATTAAAAGGGACGGGAAACAGTGTAGGGAGAAGTGGGACAAGCTTATGGCTGCTTATAAGGATGTCATAGatgggaaaagagaagaaggtgaccTTTCCTATTTTATGGAGCTCAAGGCTATTGTTGGAGGGAAGCCCGATGAGGGGAAACTCCAAACTGATATCATCGCATGA